From a region of the Candidatus Binatus sp. genome:
- a CDS encoding CDGSH iron-sulfur domain-containing protein, whose protein sequence is MARIVRHEKNAPYEVAEGTELPVYICACGLSKNKPFCDGSHKKTRDENPADVYLYDDIGRARLKTEY, encoded by the coding sequence ATGGCCCGAATTGTCAGACACGAAAAGAACGCGCCCTACGAGGTTGCGGAAGGCACTGAGTTGCCGGTCTATATCTGCGCGTGCGGACTCTCGAAGAACAAGCCTTTTTGCGACGGCTCGCACAAGAAAACACGCGACGAAAATCCCGCCGACGTTTACCTTTACGACGACATCGGCCGCGCTCGCCTCAAGACCGAATACTAG
- a CDS encoding glycosyltransferase family 39 protein, translated as MKRPEEITRADSESASIPAGEAPRDPAAAADWLQHIAEPRYAWPILLIFGVALYLVNLGGYPLYTKGEPREAVTVFDIVHGGGVILPQRAGVEIPSKPLLMHWMAALVSLVAGGVNEFAVRLPSAALAIAGVIVCYFYVRRLFDNLTALIAALILATTFQYLQAGTGARVDMTLTFFMEVAFFEFILMAEGLTRRRMLLYVAIALAILTKGPIGLILPGLVAVIWIAAEKRWNLLRAMSLVRGAIVVLVLAGGWYLAALIEGGPDFFRKQILAENLLRFAGGADFHEGHIHPFYYMELALLAGFLPWTILLPIAGVQAARAPRAFDPRLKYIIVWVAAVLIFYNLPQSKRGVYLLCMYPAFATLVAIYVRQAVVRPEPARACVHWTARLSGLAMLLLGGGGLIALAMLVARPQEFAGLLQAAGIRAPAFPRILTSTVAGNRVLDLALPLAIVALGVLMIFTRPRIEQVVLAIAAAMVFTTVAVNVVVVPAIANTLSLRDFTDHAMKIVGDSPLGYLGALNYDVAFYSRRTIPIVSQRNPQMPEYLIAWRTLFNALPAYSQRRFEIVITSNPTSLDGTDQMLLLRQRTGSPDGPSKKPSDSYIEAGISTTWSLFESRRPPQPAAAAPPPIRRASSPRNPV; from the coding sequence TTGAAACGCCCTGAAGAGATTACGCGCGCCGATTCCGAGTCTGCTTCCATCCCCGCGGGTGAAGCGCCCCGCGATCCCGCCGCCGCGGCGGATTGGCTCCAGCATATCGCCGAGCCCCGCTACGCATGGCCGATACTTTTGATCTTCGGAGTCGCGCTCTATCTGGTAAATCTCGGCGGCTATCCGCTCTACACCAAGGGCGAACCGCGCGAGGCCGTCACCGTCTTCGACATCGTCCACGGCGGCGGCGTGATTCTCCCACAGCGCGCAGGCGTCGAAATTCCCTCCAAGCCGCTGCTGATGCACTGGATGGCCGCGCTGGTCTCTCTCGTCGCCGGCGGCGTAAACGAATTCGCCGTGCGGCTGCCGTCAGCCGCGCTCGCCATCGCCGGCGTGATCGTTTGCTACTTCTATGTGCGCCGCCTGTTCGACAACCTGACCGCGCTCATCGCCGCGCTCATCCTCGCCACCACGTTTCAGTACCTGCAAGCGGGGACCGGCGCCCGCGTTGACATGACGCTGACCTTCTTCATGGAGGTCGCGTTCTTCGAATTCATTCTGATGGCCGAGGGACTGACGCGCCGGCGGATGCTGCTCTACGTCGCAATCGCGCTCGCCATTTTGACCAAGGGCCCCATCGGGTTGATTCTTCCGGGGCTGGTCGCCGTGATTTGGATCGCCGCCGAGAAACGATGGAACCTGTTGCGCGCAATGAGTCTCGTGCGCGGCGCGATCGTGGTGCTGGTGCTTGCCGGAGGATGGTACCTTGCGGCGCTGATCGAAGGCGGCCCGGATTTTTTCCGCAAGCAGATCCTCGCCGAAAATCTGCTCCGCTTCGCCGGCGGCGCCGATTTCCACGAGGGCCACATCCATCCCTTCTACTATATGGAACTCGCGCTGCTCGCCGGATTCCTGCCGTGGACGATTTTGCTGCCGATCGCCGGCGTCCAGGCCGCGCGCGCGCCGCGCGCATTCGACCCGCGCCTGAAATACATCATCGTCTGGGTCGCCGCGGTGCTGATCTTTTACAACCTGCCGCAGAGCAAGCGCGGCGTGTACCTGCTCTGCATGTATCCCGCTTTTGCCACCCTGGTCGCGATCTATGTCCGCCAGGCTGTCGTGCGTCCTGAGCCGGCGCGCGCCTGTGTCCACTGGACCGCGCGATTGTCCGGTCTCGCGATGCTGCTCCTCGGCGGCGGCGGCTTGATTGCGCTGGCGATGCTCGTTGCGAGGCCGCAGGAGTTCGCCGGCCTGCTGCAAGCGGCGGGCATTCGCGCACCCGCTTTCCCGCGCATCTTGACCTCGACTGTCGCCGGGAATCGGGTGCTGGACCTTGCGCTCCCGCTCGCGATCGTCGCACTCGGCGTCCTTATGATCTTCACCCGTCCGCGGATCGAGCAAGTGGTGCTCGCGATTGCGGCCGCGATGGTATTCACCACCGTTGCGGTCAACGTTGTCGTCGTACCGGCCATCGCCAACACGCTCTCGCTGAGGGACTTCACCGATCACGCCATGAAAATCGTGGGCGACAGTCCGCTTGGCTATCTGGGCGCGCTCAACTACGACGTCGCCTTTTACAGCCGCCGCACAATTCCGATCGTCTCGCAAAGAAATCCGCAGATGCCCGAGTACCTGATCGCCTGGCGCACTCTGTTCAACGCGCTTCCCGCGTACAGCCAGCGCCGCTTCGAAATCGTGATCACCAGCAACCCGACCTCGCTCGACGGCACCGACCAGATGCTGCTCCTTCGCCAGCGCACAGGTTCCCCGGATGGGCCGTCCAAAAAACCCTCCGACAGCTACATCGAAGCAGGAATTTCTACGACATGGTCTCTCTTCGAATCTCGTCGACCGCCGCAACCAGCCGCGGCAGCACCTCCGCCGATCCGCCGCGCAAGCTCACCTCGCAATCCTGTGTGA
- a CDS encoding SIR2 family NAD-dependent protein deacylase has product MAKPSERASDEEIREGARMILAARYAIALTGAGMSVESGIPPFRGPGGLWTKYGEPPMNGFQRFMADPKKAWEERLSKRNDELFKPLAVARPNPGHLALVELERLEVLRFVITQNVDDLHRQAGQKALAEIHGNWTLIRCLDCATRFHGDAISLEQLPPACPRCGGLLKSDTVSFGEPIPIDVLNLCAEHSAKADLVIVAGTSATVYPAAGFALEVKQRGGILIEVNLYESEITQDCEVSLRGGSAEVLPRLVAAVDEIRRETMS; this is encoded by the coding sequence ATGGCAAAGCCGAGCGAGAGAGCGAGCGACGAGGAAATTCGCGAAGGCGCGAGGATGATCCTGGCGGCGCGGTATGCGATCGCGCTCACCGGCGCGGGGATGTCCGTCGAAAGCGGAATCCCGCCGTTTCGCGGGCCGGGCGGGCTGTGGACCAAGTACGGCGAGCCGCCGATGAACGGCTTTCAGCGCTTCATGGCCGATCCGAAAAAAGCGTGGGAAGAGCGGCTGAGCAAACGCAATGACGAACTTTTCAAGCCGCTTGCGGTGGCCAGGCCCAATCCGGGCCACCTCGCGCTGGTCGAGCTGGAGCGATTGGAAGTGCTGCGTTTCGTGATCACGCAGAATGTCGATGACCTGCACCGGCAGGCCGGGCAGAAAGCGCTCGCGGAAATCCATGGCAACTGGACTTTGATTCGATGCCTCGATTGCGCGACGCGGTTTCATGGCGACGCGATCAGCCTGGAGCAGCTCCCGCCGGCCTGTCCGCGATGCGGAGGATTGTTGAAATCGGACACGGTTTCCTTTGGCGAGCCGATTCCGATCGACGTGCTGAACCTGTGCGCGGAGCATTCGGCGAAGGCAGACCTGGTGATCGTGGCGGGTACCTCGGCGACGGTTTATCCGGCGGCGGGATTCGCGCTGGAAGTGAAGCAGCGCGGCGGAATACTAATCGAAGTGAACCTCTACGAGTCGGAGATCACACAGGATTGCGAGGTGAGCTTGCGCGGCGGATCGGCGGAGGTGCTGCCGCGGCTGGTTGCGGCGGTCGACGAGATTCGAAGAGAGACCATGTCGTAG
- a CDS encoding redoxin domain-containing protein: MPQMSETVLAPELEGGQWIQHGPVSLKALRDKAVVLVDFWDYTCINCIRTLPYVVAWNKRYADSGLVIVGAHAPEFSFAREGSQVAQAAARFGLEYPLVLDNEYAIWRAYSNRFWPAKYLIDAKGRIRYCHFGEGEYQETEVAIQGLIRELNPGASLPPPMAPVRDSDRPGAVCYRVTPEVYLGYARGQLGNPGGVVGDRAHDYRDIGPHVEGMSYLAGRWRIEQESVRSEGPDAAISLRYTAKDVNLVMAPAAGASVRVEIALEGAQRAGDDVKFDGKRGYITVDRPRMYSIVANESVVSGGLTIRAEAAGLAAYAFTFISCVVS, from the coding sequence ATGCCACAAATGTCCGAAACCGTCCTGGCGCCTGAACTGGAGGGCGGGCAATGGATTCAGCACGGCCCGGTGAGCCTCAAGGCGCTGCGCGACAAGGCCGTGGTGCTGGTCGATTTCTGGGACTACACCTGCATCAATTGCATCCGGACGCTGCCGTACGTAGTGGCATGGAATAAGAGGTACGCGGATAGCGGGCTGGTAATTGTCGGCGCGCATGCGCCGGAGTTTTCTTTTGCGCGGGAGGGATCGCAGGTGGCGCAAGCGGCGGCGCGATTCGGTCTGGAATACCCGCTCGTGCTCGACAACGAATACGCAATCTGGCGGGCGTACTCGAATCGGTTCTGGCCGGCCAAATACCTAATCGATGCGAAGGGGCGGATTCGCTATTGCCATTTCGGCGAGGGAGAGTATCAGGAAACCGAAGTAGCTATTCAGGGATTGATCCGCGAACTGAATCCGGGCGCGAGTCTGCCGCCGCCGATGGCGCCGGTGCGCGACAGCGACCGTCCCGGCGCGGTCTGCTATCGCGTCACGCCGGAGGTGTATCTCGGATACGCGCGCGGCCAGCTCGGGAATCCCGGGGGCGTGGTTGGCGACCGGGCGCATGACTATCGCGACATCGGGCCGCACGTGGAAGGCATGAGTTATCTCGCCGGCAGATGGCGCATCGAGCAGGAGAGCGTGCGCAGCGAGGGGCCGGATGCGGCGATTTCGCTCAGGTACACGGCCAAGGATGTGAACCTGGTGATGGCGCCGGCGGCGGGCGCGAGCGTGCGCGTGGAGATCGCGCTCGAGGGCGCGCAGCGGGCGGGCGACGACGTGAAGTTCGACGGTAAGCGGGGATATATCACGGTGGACCGGCCGCGGATGTACAGTATCGTCGCCAATGAGTCGGTTGTTTCAGGTGGATTGACTATTCGAGCCGAGGCCGCAGGGCTGGCGGCGTACGCGTTCACTTTCATTTCATGCGTAGTCAGTTGA
- a CDS encoding alpha/beta hydrolase — MTAPRSHLLEGSPRLHYLEWNPHAPRTVILLHGNSANAWWWEPVARAITPDYRLLALDQRGHGDSQWTRPAAYSPIDYANDIARFVAHATADAEKPVVAGHSMGGMNVLAFARAHPDSARGAIAIDVPVTSTRGRDRYLQRLKSIPVVTYPDLATAKARFRLMPREGGIAVAVLHEIAEKSLARTDEGRWTLKFDRECFLGGDRMSVLETIREIRIPMMLVRAEHSRIMTAEGAEHARASNPKARLVTIADAHHHVILERPEAVARVIEQFAASL, encoded by the coding sequence ATGACCGCCCCGCGCAGCCATCTGCTCGAAGGCTCTCCGCGGCTCCATTACCTGGAGTGGAATCCGCACGCGCCGCGTACGGTCATCCTGCTGCACGGCAACTCTGCCAATGCGTGGTGGTGGGAACCGGTGGCGCGCGCGATTACGCCCGACTACCGGCTGCTCGCGCTCGACCAGCGCGGGCATGGCGACAGCCAGTGGACGCGGCCGGCGGCGTACTCGCCGATCGATTATGCAAACGACATCGCGAGGTTCGTCGCGCACGCGACGGCCGATGCGGAAAAGCCGGTGGTCGCCGGTCACAGCATGGGTGGGATGAACGTGCTGGCGTTCGCGCGGGCTCATCCGGACAGCGCGCGCGGCGCGATCGCGATCGACGTCCCGGTCACCTCGACTCGCGGGCGGGATCGATATCTGCAGCGGCTGAAATCAATCCCGGTGGTCACCTATCCCGATCTCGCAACCGCAAAGGCGCGCTTTCGGCTGATGCCGCGCGAGGGCGGAATCGCGGTCGCTGTACTGCATGAGATCGCCGAAAAAAGCCTGGCGCGTACCGATGAAGGCCGCTGGACGCTAAAGTTCGATCGCGAGTGTTTCCTCGGCGGCGACCGGATGTCGGTGCTCGAGACGATCAGGGAAATCAGGATTCCCATGATGCTGGTGCGCGCCGAGCACAGCCGCATCATGACCGCGGAGGGCGCCGAGCACGCGCGCGCGTCGAATCCGAAGGCGCGGCTGGTGACGATTGCCGACGCGCATCATCATGTGATCCTCGAGCGGCCCGAAGCGGTCGCGCGCGTAATCGAACAGTTCGCCGCCAGCCTTTGA
- a CDS encoding alpha/beta hydrolase, giving the protein MKAHRFIANGLALNCLDYGGEGKPPILFLHGGSAHAHWWDFVAPAFVGDFHVLALDQRGHGESQWADEWAYGSRHYVSDLDQVIDRWGFGAPILVGHSMGAHNVLAYAAEHSEKLRAMVAIDPPPDYPERALEFLQSIAEKPARRFDSLDEAARNFRVLPRETLAKKEILEHVARRSFRQHADGGWTHKLDRRTMIREPSRVWKSLHRIACPALIVKITKSPLLDRELAKKMVAQLPNGRLVEIDDSYHHVMLDNPAALIEIIRDFVDGLK; this is encoded by the coding sequence ATGAAGGCGCATCGTTTCATTGCCAACGGGCTCGCGCTGAATTGCCTTGATTACGGAGGCGAGGGCAAGCCGCCGATCCTGTTTCTGCATGGCGGTTCCGCGCACGCGCATTGGTGGGACTTCGTCGCGCCGGCCTTCGTCGGCGATTTTCACGTGCTGGCGCTCGATCAACGCGGGCACGGCGAAAGCCAATGGGCCGATGAATGGGCGTATGGCTCGCGTCATTACGTGTCGGATTTGGATCAGGTGATCGACCGGTGGGGATTCGGCGCGCCGATCCTGGTCGGCCACTCGATGGGCGCGCATAACGTGCTCGCATACGCGGCGGAGCACAGCGAAAAATTGCGCGCGATGGTGGCGATCGATCCTCCGCCCGACTACCCGGAGCGGGCGCTCGAATTCCTGCAGTCGATCGCGGAAAAGCCGGCGCGCCGATTCGATTCGCTCGACGAGGCGGCGCGGAATTTCAGGGTCCTGCCGCGCGAGACGCTGGCGAAAAAGGAAATCCTCGAGCACGTCGCACGCCGCAGCTTCAGGCAGCACGCCGACGGCGGATGGACGCACAAGCTCGATCGGCGCACGATGATCCGCGAACCGTCGCGGGTGTGGAAGTCGTTGCATCGCATCGCATGCCCCGCGCTGATCGTGAAGATCACCAAGAGTCCGTTGCTGGATCGCGAACTCGCAAAAAAAATGGTCGCGCAGCTTCCCAACGGCCGGCTGGTGGAGATCGATGATTCCTATCATCACGTCATGCTGGACAATCCCGCGGCGCTGATCGAAATAATCCGGGATTTCGTGGACGGTTTGAAATGA
- a CDS encoding tetratricopeptide repeat protein → MRDRTALKPLTLVAALMLALASFPFPARAQDANAAKARGLVNAAIKMTDSDAAVKLLWQATEIDPTLEDAYVYLGVYYNSRSDFANVVKVYQKLIKYQPNQVSAYLNIGEAYMSFSPPRADDALVYYRKGYAINPKNTFAALRIGELLAQTGQRDEALRYLRIALGDSAKNPTVASEAEKTLKQMGAL, encoded by the coding sequence ATGCGAGATCGAACCGCGCTGAAACCATTGACGCTCGTCGCCGCACTGATGCTTGCGCTGGCGTCGTTTCCTTTTCCGGCGCGTGCCCAGGATGCCAACGCGGCCAAGGCCCGCGGGCTCGTCAATGCCGCAATCAAAATGACCGACAGCGACGCCGCCGTAAAGCTGCTCTGGCAGGCCACCGAAATCGATCCCACGCTCGAGGACGCCTACGTTTATCTCGGTGTGTACTATAACTCGCGCTCCGACTTCGCCAATGTCGTCAAGGTTTATCAAAAGCTCATCAAGTATCAGCCCAATCAGGTCAGCGCCTATCTGAATATCGGCGAGGCGTACATGTCGTTTTCCCCGCCCAGGGCCGACGACGCGCTGGTATATTACCGCAAGGGGTACGCGATCAACCCCAAGAACACTTTCGCCGCGCTCAGAATCGGCGAACTACTCGCGCAGACCGGCCAGCGCGACGAAGCGCTCAGGTATCTGAGAATTGCGCTGGGCGACAGCGCCAAAAATCCCACCGTCGCATCGGAAGCTGAAAAAACTCTCAAGCAGATGGGCGCGCTGTGA
- a CDS encoding haloalkane dehalogenase, whose translation MKILRTPDARFAHLPDFAFSAHYCEVTDPDGTAVRIHYLDEGPPGAGPVLLMHGEPSWSFLYRRIVASLAARGHRVVAPDLVGFGRTDKPADQSDHTYERHVRWMSDWLAATRLSAITLFCQDWGGLIGLRLVAAFPERFARVVVANTGLPTGEGFSDGFNQWLEFSQSAPVLPIGQILSMGCRRALSEAEIAAYEAPFPDESFKAGARRFPALVPITPQHGSVAENQAAWKVLERFTKPFLTAFSDSDPVTKGGELIFQQRVPGAKGQKHVTVADAGHFLQEDKPDEIADLLHGFIASTK comes from the coding sequence CGGACCCCGACGGGACCGCCGTGCGCATCCACTATCTCGACGAAGGTCCGCCCGGCGCCGGTCCCGTGCTGCTCATGCATGGCGAGCCGTCGTGGTCGTTCCTCTATCGCCGGATAGTCGCCAGTCTCGCCGCGCGCGGCCATCGCGTGGTCGCGCCGGACCTGGTGGGTTTCGGCCGTACGGACAAACCCGCCGATCAATCCGATCACACCTACGAACGGCACGTGCGATGGATGAGCGATTGGCTGGCTGCCACGCGCCTGTCAGCCATTACGCTCTTCTGTCAGGACTGGGGCGGCCTGATTGGGCTTCGGCTGGTGGCTGCGTTTCCAGAGAGATTCGCGCGCGTGGTGGTCGCCAATACCGGGCTGCCGACCGGCGAGGGTTTCAGCGACGGGTTCAACCAATGGCTCGAATTCAGCCAGAGCGCGCCCGTCTTGCCGATCGGCCAGATTTTGAGCATGGGATGCCGCCGCGCCCTGAGCGAGGCCGAAATCGCCGCGTATGAAGCGCCGTTCCCGGATGAATCCTTCAAGGCGGGTGCGCGCCGCTTTCCTGCCCTGGTCCCGATTACGCCGCAGCACGGCTCGGTCGCCGAGAACCAGGCCGCGTGGAAAGTCCTGGAGCGGTTCACCAAGCCGTTTCTGACCGCCTTCAGCGATTCGGACCCGGTGACGAAAGGAGGCGAGCTCATCTTTCAGCAGCGCGTTCCAGGGGCCAAGGGGCAGAAGCACGTGACGGTCGCGGACGCGGGCCACTTTCTGCAGGAGGATAAGCCGGACGAAATCGCCGACTTGCTCCACGGGTTTATCGCATCGACGAAATGA